In one window of Photobacterium leiognathi DNA:
- a CDS encoding L-serine ammonia-lyase, with the protein MISVFDIYKIGVGPSSSHTVGPMKAGKEFIDDLRSMGKLRDVTKITVDVYGSLSLTGKGHHTDIAIIMGLAGNSPEHVDIDSIPGFIARVEETERLPVGMHCHTVDFPRDGGMNFHTTNLELHENGMSIHAWIGDEKIFSKTYYSIGGGFIVDEENFGKAQESKVVVPYPFNYASELVEQCKEHGLSISSLVMANERAMNAEDEISNYFANIWKTMRDCMERGMNEEGILPGPLRVPRRAAALRQQLMTSEKLSNDPMTVVDWVNMFAFAVNEENAAGGRVVTAPTNGACGIIPAVLAYYDKFVQSVGPKEYTRYFAASGAVGGLYKRNASISGAEVGCQGEVGVACSMAAAGLAELMGGSPEQVCMAAEIAMEHNLGLTCDPVAGQVQVPCIERNGIAAVKAINASRMALRRSSDPRVSLDKVIETMLETGKDMNAKYRETSQGGLAIKVIC; encoded by the coding sequence ATGATCAGTGTTTTTGATATTTACAAAATCGGTGTGGGCCCTTCCAGTTCACATACTGTCGGTCCAATGAAAGCAGGTAAAGAGTTCATCGATGATCTGCGCTCTATGGGTAAATTACGTGACGTAACTAAGATTACTGTTGACGTATACGGCTCTCTTTCTCTTACTGGTAAAGGTCACCATACTGATATCGCTATCATTATGGGTCTTGCAGGTAACAGCCCTGAGCATGTTGATATTGACAGTATTCCAGGTTTTATCGCGCGCGTTGAAGAAACAGAGCGCCTACCTGTTGGTATGCACTGCCACACTGTTGATTTCCCTCGTGATGGCGGCATGAACTTCCACACAACTAACCTTGAACTGCATGAGAATGGTATGTCTATTCATGCATGGATTGGTGACGAGAAGATCTTCTCTAAAACTTACTACTCTATCGGTGGTGGTTTCATTGTTGATGAAGAAAACTTCGGTAAAGCACAAGAATCTAAAGTTGTTGTTCCTTACCCATTCAACTACGCTTCTGAGCTTGTTGAACAATGTAAAGAACATGGCCTATCAATTAGCTCTCTAGTGATGGCTAACGAACGTGCAATGAACGCAGAAGATGAGATCAGCAACTACTTTGCTAACATCTGGAAAACAATGCGTGATTGTATGGAACGTGGTATGAACGAAGAAGGTATCCTACCGGGTCCTCTACGTGTTCCACGTCGTGCAGCAGCACTTCGTCAACAACTAATGACATCTGAAAAACTAAGCAACGATCCAATGACTGTGGTTGATTGGGTGAACATGTTTGCTTTCGCTGTAAACGAAGAAAACGCAGCAGGTGGTCGTGTTGTAACTGCACCAACAAACGGCGCATGTGGCATCATCCCTGCTGTACTGGCTTACTACGATAAGTTTGTTCAGTCTGTTGGCCCTAAAGAGTACACACGTTACTTCGCAGCATCTGGTGCTGTTGGTGGTCTATACAAGCGTAACGCATCTATCTCTGGTGCAGAAGTTGGTTGTCAGGGCGAAGTGGGCGTAGCATGTTCTATGGCTGCTGCAGGTCTTGCTGAGCTTATGGGTGGTAGCCCAGAGCAAGTATGTATGGCTGCTGAAATCGCTATGGAGCACAACCTAGGTCTAACGTGTGACCCAGTTGCTGGTCAAGTTCAGGTTCCATGTATCGAGCGTAACGGTATTGCTGCAGTTAAAGCAATCAACGCATCTCGCATGGCACTACGTCGTTCATCTGATCCTCGCGTTTCGCTAGATAAAGTTATCGAAACTATGCTTGAAACAGGTAAAGACATGAATGCTAAGTACCGTGAAACATCACAAGGCGGTCTAGCAATTAAAGTAATTTGCTAA
- a CDS encoding CoA pyrophosphatase, with amino-acid sequence MVEQQQILSRFILAPSLQYDQSHEDRIRQHWNASHPFKQAAVLILLVRRNNGFHVVLTRRAEHLKHHPGQIAFPGGRFEPTDSDLISTALRETFEETNIICHRHDVLGNLPALPTVSGYMVTPFIATINPDYIAIPDPNEVDMIFEAPLNHLLNPDNIRQHKFLINGKNHHVYNIPYEGYPIWGATAQMIKLLSDQIWDDNL; translated from the coding sequence ATGGTTGAACAGCAGCAAATTTTAAGTCGATTTATTCTTGCACCAAGTCTGCAATACGATCAAAGTCATGAAGATCGTATTCGCCAGCATTGGAATGCATCTCATCCCTTTAAACAAGCTGCTGTACTTATCCTTCTGGTGCGTCGAAATAATGGCTTTCATGTGGTGCTAACACGACGAGCAGAGCACTTAAAACATCACCCTGGACAAATTGCTTTTCCAGGGGGACGTTTTGAACCGACTGACAGTGATTTGATCAGTACCGCACTTCGTGAAACATTTGAAGAAACCAATATCATCTGTCACCGTCATGATGTGCTAGGTAATTTGCCAGCTTTACCTACCGTAAGTGGTTATATGGTGACGCCTTTTATTGCCACTATTAACCCAGATTACATCGCCATTCCAGACCCAAATGAAGTGGATATGATCTTTGAAGCACCACTCAATCATCTGCTAAATCCTGATAATATTCGTCAGCATAAATTTCTTATCAATGGCAAAAATCATCACGTCTACAACATCCCTTATGAAGGCTATCCAATATGGGGTGCCACAGCCCAAATGATTAAGCTGCTTTCAGACCAAATTTGGGATGATAATTTGTAG